A stretch of Tenrec ecaudatus isolate mTenEca1 chromosome 2, mTenEca1.hap1, whole genome shotgun sequence DNA encodes these proteins:
- the KRTAP8-1 gene encoding keratin-associated protein 8-1 produces MCFNNFSGTVFPGCYWGSYGYPLGYSVGCGYGSTYSPVGYGFGYGYNGCGAFGYRRYWPYALY; encoded by the coding sequence ATGTGCTTTAACAACTTCTCCGGCACTGTTTTCCCAGGATGCTACTGGGGCAGCTACGGCTACCCGCTGGGATACAGCGTCGGCTGTGGCTATGGCAGCACCTACTCCCCAGTGGGGTATGGCTTTGGCTATGGCTACAACGGCTGTGGGGCTTTCGGATACAGGAGATACTGGCCGTACGCTCTCTACTGA